A stretch of the Aminipila terrae genome encodes the following:
- the eutL gene encoding ethanolamine utilization microcompartment protein EutL — protein MKRDPIKSTVLATKIIPNVNPELAAQLNLTPDQRSLGLITVDCDDVTYTALDEATKAADVKVVYAKSFYGGAANANTKLAGEIIGILAGPNPAEIKSGLKACVEFIENVAHFVSANEDDSIVYYAHCISRTGSYLSEGAGIPEGEALAYLIAPPLEAMYGVDAAIKAADVSMCVLYAPPSETNFGGALLTGSQSACKAACEAFAAAVEFVADNPIG, from the coding sequence ATGAAAAGAGATCCCATTAAGTCTACGGTATTAGCAACAAAGATTATTCCAAATGTTAATCCAGAACTGGCTGCACAGCTGAACCTGACACCAGATCAGAGATCTTTAGGATTAATTACTGTGGATTGTGATGATGTTACATATACCGCTTTGGATGAAGCTACAAAAGCCGCTGACGTAAAAGTAGTGTACGCAAAGAGCTTCTATGGTGGCGCAGCAAATGCAAATACAAAACTGGCTGGTGAAATCATTGGAATTTTAGCAGGTCCAAACCCTGCAGAAATAAAGAGCGGATTAAAAGCTTGCGTAGAATTTATTGAAAATGTAGCACATTTTGTGTCAGCCAATGAGGATGACAGTATCGTGTACTATGCTCATTGCATTTCAAGAACGGGTTCTTATTTATCCGAGGGAGCTGGAATACCAGAGGGAGAAGCGTTAGCATACCTGATTGCACCTCCACTGGAAGCCATGTATGGCGTAGATGCAGCTATAAAGGCGGCAGATGTATCCATGTGCGTACTGTATGCTCCACCTTCAGAAACAAACTTTGGCGGTGCATTACTAACAGGAAGTCAGTCTGCTTGTAAGGCTGCCTGTGAAGCTTTTGCAGCTGCCGTTGAATTTGTTGCAGATAATCCTATCGGATAG
- the eutM gene encoding ethanolamine utilization microcompartment protein EutM: MTMQALGMIETKGLVGSIEAADAMVKAANVTLIGKEHVGGGLVTVMVRGDVGAVKAATDAGAAAAQRVGELISVHVIPRPHGEVESILPVLKEGGK, from the coding sequence TTGACAATGCAAGCATTAGGTATGATTGAGACAAAAGGACTGGTAGGCTCTATAGAAGCCGCAGATGCAATGGTAAAGGCTGCCAACGTAACTTTAATTGGCAAGGAACACGTAGGCGGCGGTTTAGTTACTGTAATGGTGAGAGGAGATGTAGGAGCTGTAAAAGCCGCTACAGATGCAGGAGCAGCTGCAGCACAACGTGTAGGTGAACTTATATCCGTGCACGTTATCCCAAGACCACATGGAGAAGTTGAAAGCATACTTCCAGTGTTGAAAGAAGGAGGAAAATAA
- a CDS encoding BMC domain-containing protein: protein MTETQALGMIETKGLVGSIEAADAMVKAANVTLIGKEHVGGGLVTVMVKGDVGAVKAATDAGAAAAERVGELISVHVIPRPHEEVEFILPTLKK from the coding sequence ATGACAGAAACACAAGCATTAGGAATGATCGAAACAAAAGGACTGGTAGGCTCTATAGAAGCCGCAGATGCAATGGTAAAGGCTGCCAATGTAACTTTAATCGGTAAAGAACATGTAGGTGGCGGACTGGTTACAGTAATGGTAAAAGGGGATGTAGGAGCTGTAAAAGCCGCTACAGATGCAGGAGCAGCTGCAGCAGAACGTGTAGGCGAATTAATCTCTGTACATGTAATTCCAAGACCACATGAAGAAGTGGAATTTATACTTCCTACTTTAAAAAAGTAA
- the pduL gene encoding phosphate propanoyltransferase has translation MENLIQAMKEAIQASGMLQVETSARHVHLSQKDVEQLFGSGYTLKPKRQLSQPGQYLAEEKVVLVGPKGEKKVSILGPARAKTQVELSRSDCMTLGMEAPVRLSGQLEGSGAFVLKGPSGVVALSEGAIIAKAHIHIKPDMAGKLGLKDKQRVKLEIITDRSIILRDVIVRVDEASSYKAHIDTDEANAAGCEGFTLGRIIK, from the coding sequence ATGGAAAATCTAATCCAGGCAATGAAAGAAGCCATTCAGGCCAGTGGAATGTTACAAGTAGAAACTTCAGCCAGACATGTACACCTGAGCCAAAAGGATGTAGAACAGTTATTTGGTAGTGGATATACCTTGAAACCCAAAAGACAACTTTCACAGCCGGGTCAATATTTAGCAGAAGAAAAGGTAGTGCTGGTAGGCCCTAAGGGGGAAAAGAAAGTATCCATTTTAGGACCTGCCAGAGCAAAAACGCAAGTGGAATTATCCCGAAGCGATTGCATGACCCTGGGTATGGAAGCACCTGTCCGATTGTCAGGACAGTTAGAAGGCTCGGGAGCGTTTGTTCTGAAAGGACCGAGTGGTGTTGTAGCATTATCAGAAGGTGCTATTATCGCCAAAGCGCATATTCACATAAAACCAGATATGGCTGGGAAATTAGGCCTGAAGGATAAACAAAGAGTAAAACTGGAAATTATTACTGACAGGTCAATTATTTTACGAGATGTTATCGTACGAGTAGATGAGGCGTCCAGCTACAAAGCACACATCGATACAGATGAAGCAAATGCAGCGGGATGTGAAGGATTTACACTGGGCCGTATCATAAAATGA
- a CDS encoding ATP-binding protein produces MKVITESLLRDELRSSQPEYYYIPEGTLLSPAAREYLQQRKVKISKEPPMQTQTSEEEQIPQQEKSQGIVSEPWKPAYIDFETGSYYMEKPEHMCQISGNFLVPKNHPRILFRGKLDSLQTMVVLDQALMSESGTSAKIIEDLNSVLSALQNIMKCEVLDEVLESGLIIGLTHRELHDRSHDPMKFFGIKQMLMPNYTMGSQYAMLNQLRAAIREVEVVAADCFCQKGKCSRGDIVEELNRLSSALHVMMCKWLAGEYR; encoded by the coding sequence TTGAAGGTTATAACCGAATCTCTATTGCGTGATGAATTGAGAAGTAGTCAGCCGGAGTATTATTACATACCGGAGGGAACCCTTTTATCACCAGCAGCCCGTGAATATTTACAACAACGCAAAGTTAAGATTTCAAAAGAGCCACCAATGCAGACCCAGACCTCAGAGGAAGAACAGATACCACAACAAGAGAAAAGCCAGGGTATTGTGTCAGAACCATGGAAACCTGCGTACATAGATTTCGAAACCGGTTCGTACTATATGGAAAAACCGGAACATATGTGCCAGATTAGTGGGAATTTTCTAGTACCAAAGAACCACCCAAGAATACTATTTCGTGGGAAGCTGGATTCTCTTCAGACCATGGTTGTCTTAGATCAGGCTTTGATGTCAGAGTCAGGCACATCCGCAAAGATAATTGAGGACTTGAACAGTGTACTTTCTGCACTTCAGAATATCATGAAATGTGAAGTACTGGATGAAGTACTGGAAAGCGGATTAATAATAGGGTTAACCCATAGAGAACTACACGATCGGTCTCATGATCCTATGAAGTTTTTCGGGATTAAACAAATGCTAATGCCGAATTACACTATGGGAAGTCAGTACGCTATGCTGAATCAGCTTAGAGCAGCAATCCGTGAGGTTGAAGTAGTGGCTGCTGATTGCTTCTGCCAAAAGGGAAAATGCAGCAGAGGTGACATAGTGGAAGAGTTGAACCGGCTATCCAGTGCATTGCACGTTATGATGTGCAAATGGCTGGCAGGTGAGTACCGATAG
- a CDS encoding acetaldehyde dehydrogenase (acetylating) — protein sequence MLLYDKDLLSVQEVRGLVERAKIAQKELAEKTQAEVDQIVKSIADAGVRNAKRLGQLAHDETGFGIASDKVIKNIFGSKGVYERIKDMKTVGVIERDEEAGTYAVAVPVGVIAGLIPSTNPTSTVFYKAEIAIKAGNAIVFSPHPNALKCILETVKVIRQAVVEAGGNEDLVSCISLPTVQSTDVLMSHPDTALILATGGSAMVRAAYSSGTPAIGVGPGNGPAYIERSADVRKAVKCIMDSKTFDNGTICASEQSVICDNDMKETIQEEMKKQGAYFLNEQEREQLGNFILRSNGTMNPMIVGKSVKVISELAGLTVPEGTRVLVAEETGVGRGHPYSNEKLAPILGFYTAPDYKQVCERCCEILYYEGAGHTFIIHTENQDIVNYFAHRVPVSRFIVNSPGALGGIGASTGLMPALTLGCGAVGEVLPVKMSDRNSFSI from the coding sequence ATGCTGTTATATGATAAAGATTTACTGTCTGTACAAGAAGTACGAGGACTGGTAGAACGTGCAAAAATAGCACAGAAAGAATTAGCAGAAAAGACCCAGGCAGAGGTGGACCAGATTGTAAAATCCATTGCAGACGCCGGAGTAAGAAATGCTAAAAGACTTGGACAACTGGCACATGATGAAACGGGATTTGGTATTGCTTCAGATAAAGTAATAAAAAATATTTTCGGAAGCAAAGGGGTCTATGAAAGAATCAAAGACATGAAGACGGTAGGAGTAATCGAACGTGATGAAGAAGCTGGAACTTATGCAGTAGCAGTACCGGTTGGTGTAATTGCTGGTTTGATTCCTTCCACCAATCCTACATCAACAGTATTTTATAAAGCAGAGATTGCTATTAAAGCTGGAAACGCCATTGTATTCTCACCACATCCAAATGCTTTAAAGTGCATTTTAGAGACGGTAAAAGTTATCAGACAGGCTGTAGTTGAGGCAGGAGGCAATGAGGATCTGGTATCCTGTATTTCACTTCCTACCGTACAGTCTACAGATGTTTTAATGAGCCATCCGGATACAGCGCTGATTTTAGCTACAGGTGGTTCAGCCATGGTAAGAGCCGCGTATTCATCAGGAACGCCAGCAATTGGTGTTGGACCGGGAAATGGTCCTGCATATATCGAGCGAAGTGCTGATGTACGTAAGGCAGTAAAATGCATCATGGATTCAAAGACCTTTGACAATGGTACAATATGTGCCTCAGAGCAGTCCGTAATTTGTGACAATGACATGAAAGAAACCATACAGGAAGAAATGAAGAAGCAGGGAGCTTATTTCCTGAATGAACAGGAAAGAGAGCAGCTTGGAAATTTCATCTTAAGATCTAACGGAACCATGAATCCGATGATAGTAGGAAAAAGTGTAAAAGTCATAAGCGAACTGGCAGGGTTAACTGTACCGGAAGGTACAAGGGTACTTGTAGCAGAAGAAACAGGTGTTGGCAGGGGTCATCCTTATTCCAACGAAAAGTTAGCTCCTATTCTTGGATTTTATACTGCTCCTGATTACAAGCAGGTTTGTGAACGTTGTTGTGAGATTTTGTACTATGAAGGTGCTGGCCATACGTTTATAATCCACACAGAGAATCAGGACATTGTAAATTATTTTGCACATCGCGTTCCAGTATCCAGATTTATTGTAAATAGTCCTGGAGCTCTTGGGGGCATTGGAGCATCTACTGGATTAATGCCAGCTCTTACCTTAGGCTGCGGCGCAGTAGGGGAAGTGCTACCAGTGAAAATGTCGGACCGGAACAGCTTTTCAATTTAA